Proteins encoded in a region of the Streptomyces sp. NBC_01471 genome:
- the pgl gene encoding 6-phosphogluconolactonase produces the protein MSAPQLVVHRDKELMAHTAAARLITKIVDAQAARGSASVVLTGGRNGNGLLAALAEAPARDAVDWSRIDLWWGDERFLPEGDPERNVTQARAALLDSVGVAPERVHAMAASDGPYGSDVEAAAAAYAAELAAAAGPEDHGDVPAFDVLMLGVGPDAHVASLFPELPAVRESVRTVVGVHGAPKPPPVRLSLTLPAIRAAREVWLLAAGEDKAGAAALALSGAGEIQAPAAGARGRGRTLWLLDTAAASQLPPQLYPPATA, from the coding sequence GTGAGTGCGCCGCAGCTCGTCGTCCACCGCGACAAGGAGCTGATGGCCCACACCGCGGCGGCCCGGCTGATCACGAAGATCGTGGACGCCCAGGCCGCCCGTGGTTCCGCTTCGGTGGTGCTCACCGGCGGGCGCAACGGCAACGGGCTGCTCGCGGCCCTCGCCGAGGCGCCCGCGCGGGACGCCGTCGACTGGTCGCGGATCGACCTGTGGTGGGGCGACGAACGCTTCCTGCCGGAGGGCGATCCCGAGCGGAACGTCACCCAGGCGCGGGCCGCGCTGCTCGACTCGGTGGGCGTGGCCCCCGAGCGGGTGCACGCCATGGCCGCCTCGGACGGTCCGTACGGCAGCGATGTGGAGGCGGCAGCCGCGGCGTACGCGGCGGAGCTGGCCGCCGCGGCGGGTCCCGAGGACCACGGCGACGTGCCGGCGTTCGACGTGCTGATGCTGGGTGTGGGCCCGGACGCGCACGTGGCCTCGCTCTTCCCCGAGCTGCCGGCCGTACGGGAGTCCGTACGCACCGTCGTCGGTGTGCACGGCGCGCCCAAGCCGCCGCCCGTGCGGCTGTCCCTGACGCTGCCCGCGATCCGGGCGGCACGCGAGGTGTGGCTGCTCGCGGCGGGCGAGGACAAGGCGGGGGCCGCGGCTCTCGCCCTGTCCGGGGCCGGAGAGATCCAGGCCCCGGCAGCGGGCGCCCGGGGTCGCGGCAGGACGCTGTGGCTGCTGGACACGGCGGCCGCTTCGCAGCTGCCGCCGCAGCTCTACCCGCCGGCCACCGCCTGA
- the opcA gene encoding glucose-6-phosphate dehydrogenase assembly protein OpcA, whose protein sequence is MKIDLTETTASKVNKALVEGRRAVGTPAVGMVLTLVIVTDEENAYDALKAANDASREHPSRTLVVVKRVSRSPRDRATARLDAEIRVGTDAGSGETVVLRMYGEVLHHAQSVVLPLLLPDAPVVVWWPVNAPLDPAKDPLGALGQRRVTDSYAAEHPIAELSGRAAAYTPGDTDLAWSRITPWRSMLAAALDQVPSRVKGAEVEGEEFNPSCELLAMWLADRLDVPVTRSISSGPGLTAVRMQTDHGEIVLDRPDGSLATLCMEGQPDRAVALKRRETSELLAEELRRLDPDDTYAASLKYGVDRLVTASPKEAGDGSGNGSGDAADEPAKAAPAAKKAPAKKAASK, encoded by the coding sequence ATGAAAATCGATCTGACGGAAACCACAGCCAGCAAGGTCAACAAGGCACTGGTGGAGGGCCGCCGCGCCGTCGGCACCCCCGCCGTCGGCATGGTGCTGACCCTCGTCATCGTGACCGACGAGGAGAACGCCTACGACGCGCTCAAGGCGGCCAACGACGCCTCCCGCGAGCACCCCTCGCGCACCCTCGTGGTCGTCAAGCGGGTCTCCCGCTCCCCGCGCGACCGGGCCACGGCCCGGCTCGACGCGGAGATCCGGGTGGGCACGGACGCGGGCAGCGGCGAGACCGTCGTCCTGCGGATGTACGGCGAGGTGCTGCACCACGCCCAGTCGGTGGTGCTGCCGCTGCTGCTGCCGGACGCCCCCGTGGTGGTCTGGTGGCCGGTGAACGCGCCGCTCGACCCCGCCAAGGACCCGCTCGGTGCGCTGGGCCAGCGCCGTGTCACCGACTCGTACGCGGCCGAACACCCCATCGCGGAGCTCTCGGGCCGCGCCGCCGCCTACACACCGGGCGACACCGACCTGGCGTGGTCGCGCATCACCCCCTGGCGCTCGATGCTCGCCGCCGCCCTGGACCAGGTGCCGAGCCGGGTGAAGGGCGCCGAGGTGGAGGGCGAGGAGTTCAACCCGAGCTGCGAACTGCTCGCGATGTGGCTCGCCGACCGGCTCGACGTACCGGTGACCCGTTCCATCTCGTCCGGCCCGGGTCTGACGGCCGTACGGATGCAGACGGACCACGGCGAGATCGTGCTGGACCGCCCCGACGGTTCGCTGGCCACGCTCTGCATGGAGGGACAGCCGGACCGCGCGGTGGCGCTGAAGCGCCGGGAGACCTCGGAGCTGCTCGCCGAGGAGCTGCGCAGGCTCGACCCGGACGACACGTACGCGGCTTCGCTGAAGTACGGCGTGGACCGGCTGGTCACGGCCTCGCCGAAGGAGGCCGGCGACGGATCCGGCAACGGATCCGGGGACGCGGCGGACGAGCCCGCCAAGGCCGCCCCCGCCGCGAAGAAGGCACCCGCAAAGAAGGCGGCGTCGAAGTGA
- the zwf gene encoding glucose-6-phosphate dehydrogenase codes for MSSSNPLRDAADRRLPRIAGPSGLVIFGVTGDLSRKKLMPAVYDLANRGLLPPGFSLIGFARRDWEDEDFAQVVHDSVKEHARTPFREEVWQQLIQGMRFVQGDFDDDAAFATLKATIEELDKQQGTGGNFAFYLSVPPKFFPKVVQQLKKHGLADQQNGSWRRAVIEKPFGHDLKSAQELNKVVHEVFPPHEVFRIDHYLGKETVQNILALRFANTLFEPIWNRSYVDHVQITMAEDIGIGGRAGYYDGIGAARDVIQNHLLQLLALTAMEEPASFDAHALVAEKTKVLGAVRLPKDLGQETVRGQYAAGWQGGEQAVGYLQEDGIDPKSTTDTYAAVRLEIDNRRWAGVPFYLRTGKRLGRRVTEIAVVFQRAPHSPFDHTATEELGQNAIVIRVQPDEGITMRFGSKVPGTSMEIRDVSMDFAYGESFTESSPEAYERLILDVLLGDSNLFPRLEEVEQSWRILDPIEEYWDTHGKPAQYESGTWGPAEADEMLAREGRSWRRP; via the coding sequence TTGTCAAGCAGCAACCCGCTGCGTGACGCTGCGGACCGACGGCTCCCGCGTATCGCGGGGCCGTCGGGCCTGGTCATTTTTGGCGTCACGGGTGATTTGTCCCGTAAAAAGCTGATGCCCGCTGTCTACGACCTGGCCAATCGCGGCCTGCTGCCACCGGGCTTCTCGCTCATCGGGTTCGCGCGCCGCGACTGGGAGGACGAGGACTTCGCCCAGGTCGTCCACGACTCCGTCAAGGAGCACGCGCGGACGCCGTTCCGTGAGGAGGTCTGGCAGCAGCTCATCCAGGGCATGCGCTTCGTCCAGGGCGACTTCGACGACGACGCGGCGTTCGCCACCCTCAAGGCGACGATCGAGGAGCTGGACAAGCAGCAGGGCACCGGAGGCAACTTCGCCTTCTACCTCTCGGTCCCGCCCAAGTTCTTCCCCAAGGTCGTCCAGCAGCTCAAGAAGCACGGGCTCGCCGACCAGCAGAACGGCTCCTGGCGCCGTGCGGTCATCGAGAAGCCGTTCGGCCACGACCTGAAGAGCGCACAGGAGCTCAACAAGGTCGTGCACGAGGTCTTCCCGCCGCACGAGGTCTTCCGGATCGACCACTACCTCGGCAAGGAGACCGTCCAGAACATCCTGGCGCTCCGCTTCGCCAACACCCTCTTCGAGCCGATCTGGAACCGGTCGTACGTCGACCATGTCCAGATCACCATGGCCGAGGACATCGGGATCGGCGGCCGGGCCGGGTACTACGACGGCATCGGCGCCGCCCGTGACGTCATCCAGAACCACCTGCTCCAGCTGCTCGCGCTGACCGCGATGGAGGAGCCCGCCTCCTTCGACGCCCACGCGCTGGTGGCCGAGAAGACCAAGGTGCTGGGCGCCGTCAGGCTGCCCAAGGACCTCGGCCAGGAGACCGTGCGCGGTCAGTACGCCGCGGGCTGGCAGGGCGGCGAGCAGGCGGTCGGCTACCTCCAGGAAGACGGCATCGACCCCAAGTCGACGACCGACACCTACGCCGCGGTGCGGCTGGAGATCGACAACCGCCGCTGGGCGGGTGTCCCCTTCTATCTCCGCACCGGCAAGCGCCTGGGCCGCCGCGTCACCGAGATCGCCGTGGTATTCCAGCGTGCCCCGCACTCCCCCTTCGACCACACGGCGACGGAGGAGCTGGGCCAGAACGCGATCGTCATCCGCGTCCAGCCCGACGAGGGCATCACCATGCGGTTCGGCTCCAAGGTGCCCGGCACCTCGATGGAGATCCGGGACGTGTCGATGGACTTCGCGTACGGCGAGTCCTTCACCGAGTCCAGCCCGGAGGCGTACGAGCGGCTCATCCTCGATGTGCTGCTCGGCGACTCGAACCTCTTCCCGCGCCTGGAGGAGGTCGAGCAGTCCTGGCGGATCCTCGACCCGATCGAGGAGTACTGGGACACCCACGGAAAGCCCGCGCAGTACGAGTCGGGCACCTGGGGACCGGCCGAGGCGGACGAAATGCTCGCACGAGAAGGACGGAGCTGGCGTCGGCCATGA
- the tal gene encoding transaldolase codes for MTDALKRLSDEGVAIWLDDLSRKRITSGNLAELIDQQHVVGVTTNPSIFQKAISQGDGYDTQLTDLAARRVTVEEAVRMITTADVRDAADILRPVFDATDGQDGRVSIEVDPRLAHNTRATAAEARQLAWLVDRPNTLIKIPATKAGLPAITETIGRGISVNVTLIFSLERYLAVMDAYLAGLEKAKAAGLDLSKIHSVASFFVSRVDTEIDKRLDALGTDEAKAAKGKAAVANARLAYQAYEEVFSSDRWAALDKAHANKQRPLWASTGVKDPAYRDTMYVVDLVAPNTVNTMPEATLDATADHGEVTGNTVSGTYEQARAALDAVEKLGISYDDVVQVLEDEGVEKFATSWNDLLKSTEAELERLAPSEG; via the coding sequence ATGACAGACGCACTCAAGCGCCTCTCCGACGAAGGCGTCGCGATCTGGCTCGACGACCTTTCGCGCAAGCGCATCACATCCGGCAACCTCGCCGAGCTGATCGACCAGCAGCACGTGGTGGGTGTCACCACCAACCCGTCGATCTTCCAGAAGGCGATCTCCCAGGGCGACGGCTACGACACGCAGCTCACCGACCTCGCGGCCCGCAGGGTCACCGTCGAGGAGGCTGTCCGCATGATCACGACGGCGGACGTCCGTGACGCCGCCGACATCCTGCGCCCGGTCTTCGACGCGACGGACGGCCAGGACGGCCGGGTCTCGATCGAGGTCGACCCGCGCCTCGCCCACAACACCAGGGCCACCGCCGCCGAGGCCAGGCAGCTCGCCTGGCTGGTGGACCGCCCGAACACGCTCATCAAGATCCCGGCGACCAAGGCCGGCCTGCCGGCCATCACCGAGACCATCGGCCGGGGCATCAGCGTCAACGTCACGCTGATCTTCTCGCTGGAGCGCTACCTCGCGGTCATGGACGCCTACCTGGCGGGCCTGGAGAAGGCCAAGGCCGCCGGCCTGGACCTCTCCAAGATCCACTCGGTCGCCTCCTTCTTCGTGTCCCGCGTGGACACCGAGATCGACAAGCGGCTGGACGCCCTGGGCACCGACGAGGCCAAGGCCGCCAAGGGCAAGGCCGCCGTGGCCAACGCGCGCCTCGCGTACCAGGCGTACGAGGAGGTCTTCTCCTCCGACCGCTGGGCCGCCCTCGACAAGGCGCACGCCAACAAGCAGCGCCCGCTGTGGGCGTCGACCGGCGTCAAGGACCCGGCGTACCGGGACACGATGTACGTCGTGGACCTGGTGGCGCCCAACACGGTGAACACCATGCCGGAGGCGACGCTCGACGCCACCGCCGACCATGGCGAGGTCACCGGCAACACGGTTTCCGGCACCTACGAGCAGGCCCGCGCCGCGCTCGATGCCGTGGAGAAGCTCGGGATCTCGTACGACGACGTCGTACAGGTCCTGGAGGACGAGGGAGTCGAGAAGTTCGCGACCTCCTGGAACGACCTGCTCAAGTCCACTGAGGCAGAGCTCGAGCGCCTCGCCCCTTCGGAGGGCTGA
- the tkt gene encoding transketolase, with protein MSTKPTTTELAWTELDQRAVDTARVLAADAVQKVGNGHPGTAMSLAPAAYTLFQKVMRHDPADPEWTGRDRFVLSAGHSSLTLYTQLYLAGFGLELADLEAFRTWGSKTPGHPEYGHTSGVETTTGPLGQGVANAVGMAMAARYERGLFDPEAAPGTSPFDHFIYAIAGDGCLQEGISSEASSLAGHQKLGNLVLLWDDNHISIEGDTETAVSEDTCARYEAYGWHVQRVAPKANGDLDPDALYAALQAAKAETGRPSFIAMRSIIAWPAPHAQNTGAAHGSALGDEEVAATKKILGFDPENSFDVSDEVLAHTRALGDRGREAKAVWEKGFAAWRTANPEHAARFDRVRAGELPEGWTKELPAFEAGASIATRAASGKVLEALGGAIPELWGGSADLAGSNNTTIDKTSSFLPEGNPLPGADPYGRTVHFGIREHAMAAEMNGIALHGNTRIYGGTFLVFSDYMRNAVRLSALMHLPVTYVWTHDSVGVGEDGPTHQPVEHLAALRAIPGLNLIRPADANETVIAWREVLERYTKVFGKGAPHGFALTRQGVPVYEANEGVAKGGYVLFEAEGGTPEVVLIGTGSEVQLAVEAREQLQAAGVPTRVVSMPCVEWFEEQDQAYRDSVLPPSVRARVAVEAGIGLTWHRFVGDAGRIVSLEHFGASADGKLLFREFGFTAEAVADAARESLEAAAR; from the coding sequence GTGAGTACCAAGCCGACCACCACTGAACTCGCGTGGACCGAATTGGACCAGCGGGCCGTCGACACCGCCCGCGTGCTGGCCGCGGACGCCGTACAGAAGGTCGGCAACGGCCATCCCGGTACGGCCATGAGCCTGGCCCCGGCCGCGTACACCCTCTTCCAGAAGGTGATGCGGCACGACCCGGCGGACCCCGAGTGGACCGGGCGTGACCGGTTCGTCCTCTCGGCCGGCCACTCGTCGCTGACCCTCTACACCCAGCTCTACCTGGCCGGTTTCGGTCTGGAGCTGGCGGACCTCGAGGCGTTCCGCACCTGGGGCTCGAAGACCCCCGGACACCCGGAGTACGGGCACACCTCCGGCGTGGAGACCACCACCGGCCCGCTGGGCCAGGGTGTCGCCAACGCGGTGGGCATGGCCATGGCCGCCCGCTACGAGCGCGGTCTCTTCGACCCGGAGGCGGCCCCCGGCACCTCCCCGTTCGACCACTTCATCTACGCGATCGCCGGCGACGGCTGCCTCCAGGAGGGCATCTCGTCCGAGGCGTCGTCGCTCGCGGGCCACCAGAAGCTCGGCAACCTCGTGCTGCTGTGGGACGACAACCACATCTCGATCGAGGGCGACACCGAGACCGCGGTGTCCGAGGACACCTGCGCGCGCTACGAGGCGTACGGCTGGCACGTGCAGCGTGTGGCGCCGAAGGCGAACGGCGACCTCGACCCGGACGCCCTGTACGCGGCGCTCCAGGCGGCCAAGGCCGAGACCGGGCGCCCGTCGTTCATCGCGATGCGCTCGATCATCGCCTGGCCCGCCCCGCACGCCCAGAACACCGGCGCCGCGCACGGCTCGGCGCTCGGCGACGAAGAGGTCGCCGCGACCAAGAAGATCCTCGGCTTCGACCCCGAGAATTCCTTCGACGTGTCGGACGAGGTCCTGGCGCACACCCGCGCCCTGGGTGACCGCGGCCGTGAGGCCAAGGCCGTCTGGGAGAAGGGCTTCGCCGCCTGGCGCACCGCCAACCCGGAGCACGCCGCCCGGTTCGACCGGGTCAGGGCGGGCGAGCTGCCCGAGGGCTGGACGAAGGAGCTTCCCGCCTTCGAGGCCGGCGCCTCCATCGCCACCCGCGCCGCTTCCGGCAAGGTGCTCGAAGCGCTGGGCGGTGCCATCCCGGAGCTGTGGGGCGGCTCGGCCGACCTCGCCGGGTCGAACAACACGACGATCGACAAGACGTCGTCGTTCCTGCCCGAGGGCAACCCGCTGCCGGGCGCCGACCCGTACGGCCGCACGGTCCACTTCGGGATCCGCGAGCACGCCATGGCCGCGGAGATGAACGGCATCGCGCTGCACGGCAACACCCGCATCTACGGCGGCACCTTCCTGGTGTTCTCCGACTACATGCGCAACGCCGTCCGGCTCTCGGCGCTGATGCACCTGCCGGTGACCTACGTGTGGACGCACGACTCGGTCGGCGTCGGCGAGGACGGCCCGACCCACCAGCCGGTGGAGCACCTGGCCGCCCTGCGCGCCATTCCGGGTCTGAACCTGATCCGCCCGGCGGACGCCAACGAGACGGTCATCGCCTGGCGCGAGGTCCTTGAGCGCTACACCAAGGTGTTCGGCAAGGGAGCCCCGCACGGCTTCGCGCTGACCCGCCAGGGTGTGCCGGTGTACGAGGCGAACGAGGGCGTGGCCAAGGGCGGCTACGTACTGTTCGAGGCCGAGGGCGGCACGCCCGAGGTCGTCCTGATCGGTACCGGCTCCGAGGTCCAGCTGGCCGTGGAGGCGCGTGAGCAGCTCCAGGCCGCGGGTGTTCCGACCCGGGTGGTCTCGATGCCGTGCGTCGAGTGGTTCGAGGAGCAGGACCAGGCGTACCGCGACTCGGTGCTTCCGCCGTCCGTCAGGGCGAGGGTGGCCGTCGAGGCCGGTATCGGTCTGACCTGGCACCGCTTCGTCGGTGACGCGGGACGGATCGTGTCGCTGGAGCACTTCGGTGCGTCCGCCGACGGCAAGCTGCTCTTCCGCGAGTTCGGCTTCACCGCCGAGGCCGTCGCCGACGCCGCCAGGGAATCGCTCGAAGCCGCAGCGCGCTGA
- a CDS encoding heme o synthase: protein MYVTAVESRPAGVVLTPSPGAHRPFGARVKAFVALTKPRIIELLLITTVPVMFLAKQGVPNLWLVLATCFGGYLSAGGANAFNMYIDRDIDALMDRTSQRPLVTGMVSPRECLVFAFALATFSTLWFGLLVNWLSAALSLGALLFYVVVYTMILKRRTSQNIVWGGIAGCMPVLIGWSSVTDSMSWAPVILFLVMFFWTPPHYWPLSMRVKDDYARVGVPMLPVIATNQVVAKQIVIYSWAMVVVSLLLTPLGYTGWFYTVVAVLAGAFWLREAHALRSRARNGVTGAKLKEMRLFHWSITYVSLLFVAVAVDPFLR from the coding sequence GTGTACGTGACGGCCGTCGAGTCCCGACCCGCAGGGGTCGTCCTGACTCCCAGCCCGGGGGCCCATCGGCCATTCGGGGCCCGCGTCAAGGCTTTTGTGGCGCTGACCAAGCCGCGGATCATCGAACTGCTGCTGATCACCACCGTTCCGGTGATGTTCCTCGCGAAGCAGGGCGTACCCAATCTGTGGCTGGTCCTGGCGACCTGCTTCGGCGGTTATCTCTCCGCCGGCGGTGCCAACGCGTTCAACATGTACATCGACCGCGACATCGACGCGCTGATGGACCGCACGTCGCAGCGTCCACTGGTCACCGGCATGGTCTCGCCGCGCGAGTGCCTGGTCTTCGCCTTCGCGCTGGCCACCTTCTCCACGCTCTGGTTCGGGCTGCTGGTCAACTGGCTCTCGGCGGCGCTCTCACTGGGCGCGCTCCTCTTCTACGTCGTCGTCTACACGATGATCCTCAAGCGCCGGACCTCGCAGAACATCGTCTGGGGCGGCATCGCGGGCTGCATGCCGGTACTCATCGGCTGGTCCTCGGTCACGGACTCCATGTCGTGGGCCCCGGTCATCCTCTTCCTGGTGATGTTCTTCTGGACACCGCCGCACTACTGGCCGCTGTCGATGCGCGTCAAGGACGACTACGCCCGCGTCGGGGTCCCGATGCTGCCGGTCATCGCCACCAACCAGGTCGTGGCCAAGCAGATCGTCATCTACAGCTGGGCGATGGTCGTGGTCTCGCTGCTGCTGACCCCGCTCGGCTACACGGGCTGGTTCTACACGGTGGTGGCCGTGCTGGCCGGCGCCTTCTGGCTGCGCGAGGCACACGCGCTGCGGAGCCGGGCCAGGAACGGGGTGACGGGCGCCAAGCTCAAGGAGATGCGGCTCTTCCACTGGTCCATCACCTATGTCTCGCTCCTCTTCGTGGCCGTCGCGGTGGATCCCTTCCTGCGATAG
- a CDS encoding amidohydrolase family protein, which yields MIETPCLVDQYCHGVLRTELGLGTFEAHLGRTPGPPAPGTTFFDTQTGFAVRRWCPPLLGLEPHCAPARYLARRRELGVLEVGRRLLRSSGITTYLVDTGLPGDLTGPAEIAAAGGAEAHEIVRLELLAEQVADTSGTVDSFLANVAEAVHGAAGSAVAFSSVAPVRLGLTLAPDPPGAGEVRGAAGRWLADRRVGGSLTDPVLLRHLLWNAVASGRPLQLHIGAGDPLLLTDFIVAATGLGTDLVLLHGYPYHRQAAQLASVHPHVYADLGPALAHTGARAAVVLAEILELAPFGKLLYSSGAQELPELHVVRARVFQEALARTLGGWVDEGAWSHTDATRVAGMIAAGNARRVYGLEGPDRP from the coding sequence ATGATCGAGACACCCTGCCTGGTGGATCAGTACTGCCACGGCGTGCTCCGCACCGAGCTCGGTCTCGGGACCTTCGAGGCGCACCTCGGCAGGACCCCCGGGCCGCCCGCCCCCGGCACCACCTTCTTCGACACCCAGACCGGCTTCGCCGTACGCCGCTGGTGCCCGCCGCTGCTCGGTCTGGAACCGCACTGCGCGCCCGCGCGCTACCTCGCCCGCCGCCGGGAACTCGGCGTGCTGGAGGTGGGCAGACGGCTGCTGCGCTCCAGCGGGATCACCACCTATCTGGTGGACACCGGGCTGCCCGGCGACCTCACGGGCCCCGCCGAGATCGCGGCGGCCGGCGGCGCCGAGGCCCATGAGATCGTCCGGCTCGAACTCCTCGCCGAGCAGGTCGCCGACACCTCGGGCACCGTCGATTCCTTCCTCGCGAACGTCGCTGAGGCGGTGCACGGAGCGGCGGGCTCCGCCGTGGCCTTCAGCTCGGTCGCCCCGGTGCGGCTCGGACTCACCCTGGCGCCCGACCCGCCGGGCGCCGGCGAGGTGCGCGGCGCCGCGGGGCGCTGGCTGGCCGACCGCCGGGTCGGCGGCAGCCTCACCGATCCGGTGCTGCTGCGCCATCTGCTGTGGAACGCCGTCGCGTCCGGCCGTCCGCTCCAGCTGCACATCGGGGCGGGCGACCCGCTGCTGCTGACGGACTTCATCGTCGCGGCCACCGGGCTCGGCACCGATCTGGTGCTGCTGCACGGCTACCCGTACCACCGGCAGGCCGCACAGCTGGCGAGCGTCCATCCGCATGTGTACGCGGATCTGGGCCCGGCCCTGGCGCACACGGGGGCGCGGGCCGCCGTCGTCCTCGCGGAGATCCTGGAGCTCGCGCCCTTCGGGAAGCTGCTGTACTCCAGCGGTGCCCAGGAGCTCCCCGAACTGCACGTGGTGCGTGCGCGGGTGTTCCAGGAGGCGCTGGCCCGCACGCTGGGCGGCTGGGTCGACGAGGGTGCCTGGTCGCACACGGACGCGACACGGGTCGCCGGAATGATCGCGGCGGGCAACGCCCGCCGCGTCTACGGCCTCGAAGGCCCGGACAGGCCCTAG
- a CDS encoding heme A synthase, whose protein sequence is MPKLTLAEAFGAVRNPLAFIADRWTPDPRTVRRAALAALVMSVVIVVTGGAVRLTSSGLGCPTWPKCTDQSLTATSEMGIHGAIEFSNRMLTYVLCAAVGWAIIAARSAKPWRRSVTRLGWAQFWVVMGNAVLGGIVVLVGLNPYTVAAHFLLSTALITVAVLTWQRVREGDETPRPLVGKAVVQLTSLLVVAAGALIAIGTVVSGAGRHAGDSSEVERIPVDWSMIAQLHADFAWVVVALTAALWFVLKAVDAPAGPLHRARDLFLILMGQGVIGYVQYFTHTPEILVGLHMFGASLVWIGVMRVLLSLRERPFTGAGIPAQSEDTALTAV, encoded by the coding sequence GTGCCGAAACTGACCCTCGCCGAAGCCTTCGGCGCCGTGCGCAATCCACTCGCCTTCATCGCCGACCGCTGGACTCCGGACCCCCGGACCGTCCGGCGCGCCGCGCTCGCCGCCCTGGTGATGTCGGTCGTCATCGTCGTCACCGGGGGCGCGGTCAGGCTGACCAGCTCCGGGCTCGGCTGCCCGACCTGGCCCAAGTGCACCGACCAGAGCCTCACCGCGACCAGCGAGATGGGCATCCACGGCGCCATCGAGTTCTCCAACCGGATGCTCACGTACGTGCTGTGCGCGGCGGTCGGCTGGGCGATCATCGCGGCCCGCTCGGCGAAGCCGTGGCGGCGCTCGGTGACCCGGCTCGGCTGGGCCCAGTTCTGGGTGGTCATGGGCAACGCGGTGCTGGGCGGCATCGTGGTACTGGTCGGCCTCAACCCGTACACGGTGGCCGCGCACTTCCTCCTGTCCACCGCGCTGATCACGGTCGCCGTGCTGACCTGGCAGCGCGTCCGCGAGGGCGACGAGACGCCGAGGCCCCTGGTGGGCAAGGCGGTCGTCCAGCTGACGTCGCTGCTCGTCGTGGCGGCGGGCGCCCTGATCGCGATCGGTACGGTCGTCTCGGGAGCGGGACGCCACGCGGGCGACTCCAGCGAGGTGGAGCGCATCCCGGTCGACTGGTCGATGATCGCGCAGCTGCACGCCGACTTCGCCTGGGTCGTGGTGGCGCTCACCGCGGCGCTCTGGTTCGTGCTCAAGGCCGTGGACGCGCCCGCCGGGCCGCTCCACCGGGCCCGCGACCTCTTCCTGATCCTGATGGGCCAGGGTGTGATCGGCTACGTCCAGTACTTCACCCACACCCCGGAGATCCTCGTCGGGCTGCACATGTTCGGCGCGTCGCTGGTGTGGATCGGTGTGATGCGGGTGCTGCTCTCGCTCCGCGAACGGCCGTTCACCGGTGCGGGGATCCCGGCGCAGTCCGAGGACACGGCGCTCACGGCCGTCTAG
- a CDS encoding ABC transporter permease — protein MSAGTYTPRPGAAPLSRMIAAQTAFETKMLLRNGEQLLLTVIIPSLLLVLFSAVDIVDTGAGKSVAFLAPGILALAVMSTAFTGQAIATGFERRYGVLKRLGASPLPRWALMTSKTLSVIVTEVLQIVLLTVIALLLGWSPHGSPLAVLLLLVLGTAAFSGLGLLMAGTLKAEATLAAANLVFLLLLVGGGVIVPMDKFPGGVRSVLELLPVSALSDGLRDVLQHGASMPWADLGIVAVWAVLGLGAAARYFRWE, from the coding sequence ATGAGCGCCGGTACGTACACCCCCCGGCCGGGCGCGGCCCCGCTGTCGCGCATGATCGCCGCGCAGACCGCCTTCGAGACGAAGATGCTGCTGCGCAACGGCGAGCAGCTGCTGCTGACCGTGATCATCCCGTCGCTGCTGCTGGTCCTCTTCTCCGCGGTCGACATCGTCGACACCGGGGCGGGCAAATCGGTGGCCTTCCTGGCTCCGGGCATCCTGGCGCTCGCCGTGATGTCCACCGCCTTCACCGGGCAGGCCATCGCGACCGGCTTCGAGCGCAGGTACGGGGTGCTCAAGCGGCTCGGTGCCTCCCCGCTCCCCCGCTGGGCGCTGATGACGTCCAAGACCCTGTCCGTGATCGTGACCGAGGTCCTGCAGATCGTCCTGCTGACCGTGATCGCCCTCCTGCTCGGCTGGTCGCCGCACGGCAGTCCGCTCGCCGTCCTGCTGCTGCTCGTCCTGGGTACGGCCGCCTTCTCGGGTCTGGGCCTGCTGATGGCGGGGACGCTCAAGGCGGAAGCCACACTGGCCGCGGCCAACCTGGTCTTCCTGCTGCTGCTCGTCGGCGGCGGGGTGATCGTCCCGATGGACAAGTTCCCCGGCGGTGTCAGGTCCGTACTGGAGCTGCTGCCGGTCTCGGCGCTCTCGGACGGCCTGCGGGACGTCCTGCAGCACGGCGCTTCGATGCCGTGGGCCGACCTGGGGATCGTCGCGGTGTGGGCGGTGCTCGGCCTCGGCGCGGCCGCCCGGTACTTCCGCTGGGAGTAA